GCCGTGGCGGGCGCCGGAACACCAAAAGTGAATCAATCGCCGGTGGGCTTCTCCGCCGCTGCGGCTTTTGCCTTCATCGGCTTGCCTTCCGCGTCGAACATCTCCGTGGGCGCGAAGCCGGAGACCACGTCCTTGATGGTCTTGGCGTTCTCCTTCTCTTCCGTGCCGGGTTGTTTCGAATCGCCCACCACCACGATCTGCAGGTGGTCGAGGTCGATGTACTTCTTTGCCGTCTGCTCGATGTCCTGGGCGGTGATGGCGTTGACCTTTGCCGGGTAGGTGTCCCAGTAGTCGACCGGCAGGCCGTAGTACTTCACCGTGAGCCAGCGGTTGAGCAGATTGGTGGGACTCTCGAGCGAGAGCGCGAAGACGGCCACGATGGAGCGTTTGCTTTCGTCGAGTTCCGCCGCGGGGACAGGCTCCTCGCGCATCTTGCGCAGCTCGTCGAGCAGCGAGTCCATCGCTGCCTTGGTGACGGCGTTGCGTTGCTCGCTGGTCGCCTCGACCACGCCGGGATAGAGATTGGCGTTGAAGCCGCTGTAGGAGCCGTAGGTGTAGCCCTTCTCCTCGCGCAACTCGAGGAACAAACGCGACGAGGCGCCGGCGCCCAGGATGCGGTTCATCACCACCAGCGAGATGTAATCGGCGTCGGTACGCTTGATGCCGAGATTGCCGGTGACGAGGTTGGTCTGCACCGAACCCGGCCGGTCGATCAGATACGCCTTCTTCGGCTGCGACTGCGGCACGGGCGGCAGGGTCGAAGCCGGGACAGCGTGCATCGCCCATCCGCCAAAGTACTTGTTCGCCAGCGCGAGCGCCTGCGCCTGCGTCACGTCTCCTACCACGCCGAGGATGGCGTTGTTGGGGGCGAACCAGGTGTCATGAAACTTCTTCAAGTCGGAGACGGTGATGGCCTTCACTGATTCCGGCGTGGCTGAGATCACCGCGGCGGGGAAGTCGCGATACAGCACTTCGTAGAACTTCTCCTCCGCCAGGAAGCTGGCATCGGAGCGCTGCTCTTCGAGCTGCGGCAGCTTGCGCGATTTGTATTTCGCGAGCTCCGGCTCGGGAAACGCGGGATTCAACGCGACGTCGCTCATCAGTTCGGCCATCTTGTCGGCCGATTCCACCAGGCCGGAGATGGAGACGCTGGTGATGCCCGAGCCGAAAGCGGCGTTGGTACTCAGCGTGGCGCCGAGCTGGTCGGTAGCCGTGGCGATCTGGGAGGAATTGCGTTTCGCCGTGCCCTCGCGCAGCATCGCGGCGGAGGTCTCCGCCAACCCGGGAAGGTCCTTCGGATCAGCGAGCGCGCCGCCCTTCACCCACAGGACGAAGGCCACGGTGGGCAGCTTATGCTGCTCGAGTACGATGACGGAAAGCCCGTTCTTCAGCTTGGTCTCGGTCGGGCGCGGCAGCTGGACCTGCAACACCTCATGGCTGACCGGCGCCTTGTTGAGCCGCTGCACCGATTTGGCAGAGGTCCCCTTATCACCGCCGGGCTGTTGTGCGAGCGCTGGGCTGCAGATCGCCAGCGCCGCGAAGAAGAGCAGGACTGAAGCTGCGCGTTTCATCTGTGTCTTCGTCATCGCGTCTCCTTAGTTTCCCGCCGTCGCCGGCGCCTGGGGCTTGGCGGGCGGCAGGGTGATGACCACGCTGCGCTCGGTGGGGACAAGGTACTTGCTCGCGGCGGCTTTCACCTGGTCGGCGTTGACGGCAGCGAACTTGTCGTAGATGTGGTTGATGAGCTCGGGATCGTTGAAGTAGACGGCGTACTGGCCGAGGCGCATGGCCGTCTGCAGCGACGACTGCCGCGCCTGGATGAGCGAGCGGCGCTCGAGGGTGCGCGCCTTGTCCAGCTCGGCCGCGGTGACGCCGTCTTTCTGAACGGCGGCGATCTCGTCGTAGATCGCCTTCTCCAGGTCTTCGGGCTTCACGCCGGGTCGCGGCATGGCCTGGATGTAGAGCATGCTGGGGCCGATGCGCGAATCGGGGTCCACGCTGATAGAGGTGGCCAACTGCTTCTCTTTCACCAGGCGCTGGTAGAGGCGCGAGCTGCGCCCGGTAGAGAGGATGTTGGCCAGCACCTGCATGGCGTAGTTGTCGGACGTGTTGCCGGCCGGGATGTGGTACGCGATCAGGATCAGCGGCAGGCGCGCTAGCGGGTCAATGATCGTCTCACGGCGCTCACCGTAATGCTCAGGCTCGGCGAGGTTGGGGTGTGGTGGTTCCGTCTGCGCCTTGAAGCCGCCAAAATACTTGTTCGCCAGCGTGAGTGTCTGCTGCGTGTCGAGGTCCCCCACCAGAGTGAGCACGGCGTTGTTGGGCGCGTAGTAGATGCGGAAGAAGTCTTCCACGTCCGCAAGCGAAGCCGCGTTGAGGTCGCTCATCTCGCCGATGGTCGAGTGCTTGTAGCTGAAGTTGTCGTAGGCAAGGTTGTCGAGCTCGAGCCCCGACTTGCCGTAAGGCTCATTGTCGTAAGAGAGGCGCCGCTCTTCTTGCACCGCCTTGCGTTGGTTGTCGAGCTTTTCCTGCGTGAAGGCGAGCCGGCCCATGCGGTCGGCCTCGAGGAAGAGCGCGAGTTCGAGCTGATTCTTGGGCAGGATCTCGTAATAGTTGGTCCGATCCTCATTGGTGGTGCCGTTCATCCCACCACCGTTGTTCTCGATGAGGATGAAATGCTCGCCCTTGCCCACGTTCTCCGAGCCTTCGAACATCATGTGCTCGAACAGGTGGGCGAAGCCGGTGCGTCCCGGCCGCTCGTTGCGCGAGCCCACGTTGTAGGTGATGGCGATGCCGAAGACGGGAGCGCTGTGGTCTTCGGCGATGATCACACGCAAGCCGTTGGCCAGCTTGGTGTCGGAAAACTTCAGCGGCGCGATGCCGGCGGGCTTGGCGGCGGCGGCGGGCATCGTCTCTGTGGCCGGCGCCGTTTTCTTATCGGCCTTCTTTGCGGGCTTCTTTTCGGCCGTCGTTCCGCCGGACTTTTGCGCGAGGCCGAGCGGCGCAAGCGCCAGCGCGAGCAAGAGTGCCAGACCGGTGATGCGGTGGATTCTCATTGCAGCTCCTTCAGAATGGTGCAGGACCAGGGCAGAAACCCAATAGCGTGACGGAACGGCCGCGAAAATGCAAGCCGCAGGCACACCCGTACCTCTGGATCTGATACGCGATTAGACGGCGGAAAGTTCGCGAGGTGAGCGGGTCGTCTAGCGGGATATGGAATGACGACAGGAGGAAAGGAGGAAGGGAGGGAAGGGCAAACATAAAGAAGAGAAGTCAGAAACTTCAAAACTCAAACTTCAAACCTCAAGATTCAAAACTCAAAAAACCTCCGCTCCTCCCCTCCTCCTGTTTGGGTTCCGCGGCGACCTTAACGAAGATCGAGCGGGCTCCAGGCGCCATTCTTTTTCAGCGCCAGCTGGATGGGCCGTGGCGGACCCTTCTTCGGGAGGGTGACCTCGGCCCAGAGCTCGCTGCCGTCGTTAGCGCGCGGCGTTGGATCCTGCGCGTGCTCGGGGATAAAGTAGAGCACTGCATCCGAGAGCACCGCGACGACGGGGAAATCGACGGGCTGCTTGCCGGAATCGAGATTATCGGGGACGCGCGGCATGACCACGCCGGGAGCGGCCGCGAACCACACCAAATGATCGCCAGTCTCGTCGCGGACCGCGACCAGCTTGCCGCTGCGCACCTCGAGCCGGGCACGGCGCTCGCCCGAGCCCCATTGCCATAGCTCGCTGCGCGTCTTGGGCGGCGGGAAACCTTCGGCGTCGATGATCAATTGCAGGCTCAGGTAGCGGCCGCGGATGGGCAGGTCGGGATCGTAGGGCCGCGCCTGCGCCCAGACACGCGGCCGAGTGTGGCGGTCGTAGAGCAGCTTGGCGCCGAGCGAGGTGACGAGCGCCACGTGGATGGCGGCGATGACCAATCCTTTATAGAGCGGCTTCACGCGGCGGCTCCCTTCGCGTCATACTTTGGACCCCCATGCTGGCGACTAAGCGCCGGCGGGTGCGCTCGAGCAGCCATCCGCCGAGCAGAAACAGGATGCCGAGGATGATGAGCGAGAGCGAGCGGCCGAGCTTATCCATCACGCTGGAGAAATAGAAACCCATCACCGTGACGCCGAAGCCGGCAACGCCGAGGTTGATGCGTACGCGGCGCGATTCCTTCATCCCCCAGGCGATCAGGCCGATGGCGCCGAGCGCCTCCCACACGTACGCGAGGATGTTGTCGCCGCGGTTCTTGAAGACGAAGGCGCCGAGGCCGATGACCCAGAGCGCGGCGACCAGGTTCATCCAGGCAGCGCTGCCGCGCAGCCAGTAGGCGAGCGCGATGGGCAACGCGATCGCGCCCACCAGTCCGATGATGATGGTTTGAAGGTTGTGGGCGCGATAGCTGAAGTCGTAGTTGGGATAACTCAGCAACAGCCAGACGGTCGCGGGGATGAGCGCGAGCGCGCCCAGCCATGTCAGCGCGCGCCGGACGGGCTGCGAGTCTTCCGCGATGCGGGCGGACAGGTACGTGAAGGCGAGCAGCGTGGCGAATTGCGCAGCCACCCAATCGCTGCCGGCCACATGCTGAGTGCGCACCCACCACTCACCGGTGATCCACCACGGCGTCAGAATGGCGGCGAGCAACGCCTGCGGCCAGTCGCGCCGGATGGCCCACGCGATCCACGCGCCCAGCGCCCACAGCAGCACGCCGCCCGGCCAGTGCTCTTCAAGGTTGAAGATCTGTCCGGCGAGGAAGATGCCGGCGCCGAGCGTGATGGTGCCCACGGCGTGCAGTGCGATGGCCAGCTTCTCGAACTTCTCTGCCGTGAACGCGCCGGCTACATGGAAGAGCGCCACCATGGCGAGCACGAGCGAGAAGCGTCCCGCAGGTGAGAGTTCATCCCAGTGCGCGGCGACGAAGAGCAGCACGCCCGCGCCCATGAGCAGCGCGCCGAAGGCGACCGCCAGCACGATGGGCCAGCGCAACTTGGGTTCCACGCGCGCATCCTCGAAAGCGCGGATGCGTGCGGCGGTGGCGTCGTCGATCACCGACGCGGCGGTCCACTCGGCGAGCTTCGTCTCGAGCTTCGGTGCGATCGCCATAAGGAAGGGTTCGGTTGCAGCTGTCTTTGATCCCGCTGTCTTTGATCCCGCTGTCTTTTGGTTCCGCGGTTGGGTTCCGCAAACCATAGCCTGTGCGGCCCCGGCCTGCAACCGTAGACTCCCGGCAACGACATAACGCCCGCAACTCTAGAACGGGACGACCGCAAAGAGCTTGCGCGCGAGGGCTGGTTCAGTCCATGCTGGTTGCAACCATGCGTACAGGGTTCGGAACTCTTCTGTTGGCGGTGGTCTCGCTGGTGGGAGCAATATCGACGACATCGGCGGGGGCGGCAGGCGCGCCCCGGCAGCCGCAGCGGGCCGTCTGGGTATGGAACAACTGGGTGGCGAGCGACCCGGAGCGTCGCGATGACTTGATCGCGTTCTGCCGGCAGCGCGGCATCAACGTCCTCTTCTTGCACGTCTTGCCGGAAGAGCTGAGCGTCCGCTCAGCCGACTTTCGCGCTTTCCTGACGCAGGCGCATGAGCAGGGTTTCAAGGTGCAGGCGTTGGCAGGAGCGCCTGAGTGGGTGTTCGCCGACAAGCGCGAGCGGCTGAGCGGGTTTCTCGCAGCGGTGCTCAAGTTCAACCAAGAGGGCCCGGCGGAGGCCCGCTTCGAAGGCATCCATCTCGACGTGGAACCCTACGACACAGCGGAGTGGAAGGCGGGGCCGGCCGCAGTGGGGAAGCAGTACCTGGAGATGCTGGAGTTCACGCGCGCGCGAATCGGCGCGCTGCCGCTCGCGGCCGACGTCCCGCCCTGGTATTCGACCGTCGAAATGGATGCGACGGCGGGCCGGTCGCTACTGGCCGCGGTGGTCGAACGTGTGGACCAGATCGGATTGATGGCGTACGCCCGCCAAGTCAGGGATATCGGCGGCAGCAGCCGCTATGCGCTCGAAGCGGCGCGTCGCCAGGGCAAGGGCGTGTGGGTCGGGATGAGTGCGCAGCTTTATGATTCCGACATGAAGCGCGACCAGCCGCTGCGTGCGCAGGTGGAGAATGTGGTCAAGTCCATCGAGAAGAGATTGAAAAGCGCGCCCGGCCTGCTGGGCATCGCCATCCATGATTACGAGCACTACCGCCCGCTGTACCCGGCAGGCGCCGCGCGCGCCAAAGCAAAGTCGAAGACGCCTGGTGCCGCATCGACGCCCGCAGCGGCGGCGGGGTCCGCGGCAGCCACGTCCGGCAATCTACAATAGCTGCGGCGCTGCATCATCGGTCATCCGTCATGCGCGCCTCTGCCATGGGCAAACCGAGCGAACCAGGCACATCCAAACTTCTCCTGCTCACCACCACGACCGGCTACCAGACGCGCGCGTTCGTGGCGGCGGCGAAGAAGCTCGGTCTCGCGATCGTGTTCGGCAGCGACCGCTGCGACAAACTCGACGACCCGTGGCAGGATCAGGCCCTGCCGCTGAAGTTCCATGAGCCCGAAGACGCCGCGGCAAGAGTCGCGGAATACGCGCGTGCGAACGGCGTGGCCGCGATCGTTGCCATCGGAGATCGTCCCACGCCGGTGGCCGCACGTGCATGCGCCGCGCTCGGGATGCCATCGCATCCGGCGCAAGCCGCCGACCTCTGCCGCGACAAGCATCGTTCCCGCCAGCGACTGCGCGAGGCCGGCTTGCTCATGCCGCGCTTCCAGCGCTTCCCGCTTTCCCGGTTTCCACTCCCCAGTGACACGGAACAGATCTTTTCGTCGCCGGCATTCGACGTCGGATTCCCGTGCGTGCTCAAGCCGCTCGCGCTTTCCGGCAGCCGCGGCGTGATCCGCGCCGACGATCCAGAAGCCGCGGTGCGCGCCTTCGAGCGCATCCGTGCGCTGCTGAAGAAGCCGGACGTGCGCGTGCTGCGCGATGAGGCCAGCGACTTCATCCAGGCCGAGGAGTACATCCCGGGCGTGGAGGTCGCGCTCGAGGCGGTGATGGATCGCGGACGGCTGCATCCGCTGGCCCTCTTCGATAAGCCGGAGCCGCTCGCCGGCCCGTTCTTCGAAGAGACCATCTACGTCACGCCGTCACGACGCTCGCCGGCCGAGCAGACGGCGATCGTGCGCACGTTGGAAAAATGCGTTGCCGCGCTCGGACTGACCCACGGTCCCGTACACGCCGAATTCCGGCTGAACGAGAAAGGTGTTTATCCGCTCGAGATCGCGGCGCGGTCGATCGGTGGACTGTGCGCGCGCGCGCTGCGCTTCAAGCTGCCGCTGGTGGAAGAGGAGATGTCGCTGGAAGAAGTGGTGATCCGCCTCGCCATGGGCATGGACACACGGCGCGTCGTCCGCGAAACGCAGGCGGCGGGCGTGATGATGATCCCCATCTCCGAGGGCGGCGTGTTCCAAGGCGTGGAAGGACTCGTAGAGGCGCGAGCGGTTGCGGGCATCGACTCGATCGAGATCACCGCGCAGCCCGCACGCAAGCTGGTGCCGCTGCCCGAGGGCGCGAGCTACTTGGGATTCGTCTTTGCGTTTGGAAAGTCGCCGGAGTTTGTGGAGAGCGCGCTGCGCCAAGCGCATGGCAGGCTGACGTTCAGAGTCGCAGCCGAGATCCCGGTGCTGCGCGGCTAGATCTGTGGACAGATCAGACTCCGGCCAACTGGCCGGACGTGGGTTCCGCTCAACAATACCAAGGCTCGGTGAGGTACGGGATGGTCGCGCGCGCGGGCAGCGGCGCCACTTGCCATGCCGGTGCCTCCTTCAGCGCCGGGTCCTGCACCAACTCGCGGACCGCGGCAAACACGGCGCCGCGCTGGACGTCGTGCTCGGCGTCTTCATGTGTCGACCCAAGGTGTGTCGACCCAAGGTGTGTCGATCCAAGCGCGACCACGGCCTCGACCTCTCGCTGCAATTCATCGACGCGCGGATCCAGATGCTGCCACGGATAAGCCAGCTTCGCGCGATCGAACTCGCCGACCAGTGCCCGGACTTCTTCCAACTCCAGCAAACGTGAAGCGGCGGGGATAAGCAGCCGGATGGCAAGCTGTACCGGCGCAATGTGCTCGACCAGGTCGAGTTCCGCGAGCGTCGCAAGCATCTCGCAGTAAGACGCCAGCGTCGTCCAGGGCGTGAATGGGATAAACGTTGGCGAGAGTGGCAGGCCGGCCGAACGCATGAGCGCAACCGCACGGAGGAAGCCGGCGCGCGTGTGGTGCTTCTCCAGGCGCGCGAGCACGGCGTCATCGAGCGATTCGACCGCGCTGACGACGAAGGCGCACCCGGTCGCGCGCAACTCGGGCACGAGCCCGGCGTGCTGGAGCAGGTGCTCGATCTTTATGGTGGCGTCGTAGGTCACGCCGGGAAACTCGCGATGCAGGGCGCGCACGATCTCCAGGGCGTGCGTGGGACCGTTGAAGAAGTCGGGATCGCCGAAGGTGATGTGCTGGGCGCCGTGCACGACCTGGCGACGGATGTCTTCCAGCACGATCTCGCGCTGCACGATGAAGAACTTCCCGTTGTAGACATTCACGACCGGGCAATGGCGGCAGAGATGCTTGCAGCCGCGGCTCGCTTCGGTGTATCCCACGGTGCGCAGCGAGCCATCGGGCATGCGCAGCCGCGCGTACTCGGCGAGCGCGGGCAGTCCGGCGCGGTCAGGGACGCGGAAGCGGAGGCGGTCGAGAAATATGTCTGGCGGGGAGGCGTCCGGCGGGGAAACGGAGCGAGCCCCGTTCCCACCAACCGCCTGCGCGAGCTTCAGCAGCTGGCTTTCGAATTCACCACCGATGATGGTGGCCACTCCCGCGTCGCGCAGCAGTTCCGCGTTGAGCGGTGCGTAGAGGCCGAAGGCGCAGAGCCCAGCCGCCGGATTCAATGCGCGGACTCTGGCGATCACCGGCAGCGC
This genomic interval from Acidobacteriota bacterium contains the following:
- a CDS encoding insulinase family protein; protein product: MTKTQMKRAASVLLFFAALAICSPALAQQPGGDKGTSAKSVQRLNKAPVSHEVLQVQLPRPTETKLKNGLSVIVLEQHKLPTVAFVLWVKGGALADPKDLPGLAETSAAMLREGTAKRNSSQIATATDQLGATLSTNAAFGSGITSVSISGLVESADKMAELMSDVALNPAFPEPELAKYKSRKLPQLEEQRSDASFLAEEKFYEVLYRDFPAAVISATPESVKAITVSDLKKFHDTWFAPNNAILGVVGDVTQAQALALANKYFGGWAMHAVPASTLPPVPQSQPKKAYLIDRPGSVQTNLVTGNLGIKRTDADYISLVVMNRILGAGASSRLFLELREEKGYTYGSYSGFNANLYPGVVEATSEQRNAVTKAAMDSLLDELRKMREEPVPAAELDESKRSIVAVFALSLESPTNLLNRWLTVKYYGLPVDYWDTYPAKVNAITAQDIEQTAKKYIDLDHLQIVVVGDSKQPGTEEKENAKTIKDVVSGFAPTEMFDAEGKPMKAKAAAAEKPTGD
- a CDS encoding insulinase family protein is translated as MRIHRITGLALLLALALAPLGLAQKSGGTTAEKKPAKKADKKTAPATETMPAAAAKPAGIAPLKFSDTKLANGLRVIIAEDHSAPVFGIAITYNVGSRNERPGRTGFAHLFEHMMFEGSENVGKGEHFILIENNGGGMNGTTNEDRTNYYEILPKNQLELALFLEADRMGRLAFTQEKLDNQRKAVQEERRLSYDNEPYGKSGLELDNLAYDNFSYKHSTIGEMSDLNAASLADVEDFFRIYYAPNNAVLTLVGDLDTQQTLTLANKYFGGFKAQTEPPHPNLAEPEHYGERRETIIDPLARLPLILIAYHIPAGNTSDNYAMQVLANILSTGRSSRLYQRLVKEKQLATSISVDPDSRIGPSMLYIQAMPRPGVKPEDLEKAIYDEIAAVQKDGVTAAELDKARTLERRSLIQARQSSLQTAMRLGQYAVYFNDPELINHIYDKFAAVNADQVKAAASKYLVPTERSVVITLPPAKPQAPATAGN
- a CDS encoding DUF2157 domain-containing protein, with the translated sequence MAIAPKLETKLAEWTAASVIDDATAARIRAFEDARVEPKLRWPIVLAVAFGALLMGAGVLLFVAAHWDELSPAGRFSLVLAMVALFHVAGAFTAEKFEKLAIALHAVGTITLGAGIFLAGQIFNLEEHWPGGVLLWALGAWIAWAIRRDWPQALLAAILTPWWITGEWWVRTQHVAGSDWVAAQFATLLAFTYLSARIAEDSQPVRRALTWLGALALIPATVWLLLSYPNYDFSYRAHNLQTIIIGLVGAIALPIALAYWLRGSAAWMNLVAALWVIGLGAFVFKNRGDNILAYVWEALGAIGLIAWGMKESRRVRINLGVAGFGVTVMGFYFSSVMDKLGRSLSLIILGILFLLGGWLLERTRRRLVASMGVQSMTRREPPREAAL
- a CDS encoding ATP-grasp domain-containing protein — protein: MRASAMGKPSEPGTSKLLLLTTTTGYQTRAFVAAAKKLGLAIVFGSDRCDKLDDPWQDQALPLKFHEPEDAAARVAEYARANGVAAIVAIGDRPTPVAARACAALGMPSHPAQAADLCRDKHRSRQRLREAGLLMPRFQRFPLSRFPLPSDTEQIFSSPAFDVGFPCVLKPLALSGSRGVIRADDPEAAVRAFERIRALLKKPDVRVLRDEASDFIQAEEYIPGVEVALEAVMDRGRLHPLALFDKPEPLAGPFFEETIYVTPSRRSPAEQTAIVRTLEKCVAALGLTHGPVHAEFRLNEKGVYPLEIAARSIGGLCARALRFKLPLVEEEMSLEEVVIRLAMGMDTRRVVRETQAAGVMMIPISEGGVFQGVEGLVEARAVAGIDSIEITAQPARKLVPLPEGASYLGFVFAFGKSPEFVESALRQAHGRLTFRVAAEIPVLRG
- a CDS encoding CUAEP/CCAEP-tail radical SAM protein, which codes for MNVLLISTYELGRQPFGLASPTAWLREAGHTVTQLDLSRQRLNDAEAAGAVRDAQLICFYLPMHAATRLALPVIARVRALNPAAGLCAFGLYAPLNAELLRDAGVATIIGGEFESQLLKLAQAVGGNGARSVSPPDASPPDIFLDRLRFRVPDRAGLPALAEYARLRMPDGSLRTVGYTEASRGCKHLCRHCPVVNVYNGKFFIVQREIVLEDIRRQVVHGAQHITFGDPDFFNGPTHALEIVRALHREFPGVTYDATIKIEHLLQHAGLVPELRATGCAFVVSAVESLDDAVLARLEKHHTRAGFLRAVALMRSAGLPLSPTFIPFTPWTTLASYCEMLATLAELDLVEHIAPVQLAIRLLIPAASRLLELEEVRALVGEFDRAKLAYPWQHLDPRVDELQREVEAVVALGSTHLGSTHLGSTHEDAEHDVQRGAVFAAVRELVQDPALKEAPAWQVAPLPARATIPYLTEPWYC